One segment of Struthio camelus isolate bStrCam1 chromosome 25, bStrCam1.hap1, whole genome shotgun sequence DNA contains the following:
- the HOXB13 gene encoding homeobox protein Hox-B13, whose protein sequence is MQPPEHRGPAGLDGLLAAGGFVGSQGRGLPPPPALGGPSPPPGLNPGYPAEEPAKPCLPGPAAPPGPAAPPGPAASAPLPYGYFGSGYYSCRVARSALKAGPGPGAFPADKYLDAAAGSEDFPSRPAELAFYPGYGAPYQPVASYLDVSVVQTLGGPGEARHETLLPVDSYHQPWALTSGWNSQMCCPKEQSQAGYFLKSAFADAAAQLPPDGCSFRRGRKKRVPYSKGQLKELEKEYASSKFITRDKRRKISAATNLTERQITIWFQNRRVKEKKVVAKIKSSSTS, encoded by the exons atgCAGCCGCCGGAGcaccgcggccccgcgggcctcGACGGGCTCCTGGCAGCCGGCGGCTTCGTCGGCAGCCAGGGCCGGGGTctgccgcccccgccggccctaggcggcccctcgcctccccccggCCTCAACCCCGGCTACCCGGCCGAGGAGCCGGCCAAGCCgtgcctccccggccccgccgccccgccgggccccgccgccccgccgggcccggccgcctccgccccgcTGCCCTACGGATACTTCGGCAGCGGCTACTACTCGTGCCGCGTGGCCCGCAGCGCCCTCaaggccgggcccggcccgggcgccttCCCCGCCGACAAGTACCTGGACGCGGCCGCCGGCAGCGAGGACTTCCCGAGCCGACCCGCCGAGCTCGCCTTCTACCCCGGCTACGGGGCCCCGTACCAGCCCGTGGCCAGCTACCTGGACGTTTCGGTGGTTCAGACCTTAGGAGGCCCGGGGGAAGCCCGGCATGAGACTCTTTTGCCCGTGGACAGTTATCACCAGCCGTGGGCTTTGACCAGCGGCTGGAACAGCCAGATGTGCTGTCCCAAAGAGCAAAGCCAGGCTGGGTACTTCTTGAAATCTGCCTTTGCAG ACGCCGCCGCGCAGCTCCCCCCCGACGGCTGCTCCTTCCGCCGGGGCCGAAAGAAGAGGGTCCCCTACAGCAAGGGGCAGCTgaaggagctggagaaggagtaCGCCAGCAGCAAATTCATCACCAGGGACAAGAGGAGGAAGATCTCCGCCGCCACCAACCTCACGGAGAGGCAGATCACCATCTGGTTTCAGAACAGGAgggtgaaggagaagaaagtcGTCGCCAAAAtcaaaagcagcagcacctcGTGA